A genomic window from Candidatus Cloacimonadota bacterium includes:
- a CDS encoding cation transporter, producing the protein MEHELNVSDVEQENREIRKVTWVGLFSNVFLALLKFILGILGKSQAVVADAVHSLSDMATDFAVLIGVKYWSAPPDKDHPYGHWRIETIITGFIGVALAAVAVGLGYNAITSLNKPCIATPSWIAIIGAAVSVIVKELLYRWNVKIGDKVKSSAMKANAWHHRSDVFSSIPALVAVGVAVIKPEWAVVDRIGAIVVAIIILKVSWDIVYPTLKTLSDSGVTAKEKEQIRAIAMEVQGVKDAHAIRTRDGGHGIFVDMHVLVDGNKSVSEGHETAEKVREVLLKKGHNILDAVIHIEPYE; encoded by the coding sequence ATGGAACACGAGCTTAACGTTTCAGACGTAGAACAAGAAAACAGGGAGATACGAAAAGTAACCTGGGTGGGATTATTCTCGAATGTCTTTCTGGCATTATTGAAATTTATCCTCGGAATTCTCGGCAAAAGCCAGGCAGTCGTAGCAGACGCTGTTCACAGCCTTTCTGATATGGCAACGGATTTTGCAGTCCTGATCGGCGTTAAATACTGGTCTGCACCTCCGGATAAAGACCATCCCTACGGACATTGGCGAATCGAGACAATCATTACTGGATTTATAGGAGTTGCACTGGCAGCAGTTGCAGTCGGATTGGGCTACAACGCGATAACATCATTGAACAAGCCCTGTATCGCTACACCTTCTTGGATAGCGATTATTGGTGCGGCTGTCTCGGTCATAGTGAAAGAGCTGCTTTACCGATGGAATGTAAAGATCGGCGACAAAGTAAAATCATCCGCAATGAAAGCAAATGCCTGGCATCATCGATCCGATGTTTTTAGTTCTATACCCGCTTTAGTTGCGGTAGGTGTAGCTGTTATTAAACCGGAATGGGCTGTGGTCGATAGGATAGGGGCGATCGTTGTTGCAATCATTATTTTGAAAGTATCATGGGATATTGTTTATCCTACCTTAAAGACACTCTCTGATTCAGGAGTTACAGCAAAGGAAAAAGAGCAGATCAGAGCGATTGCAATGGAAGTGCAGGGAGTTAAGGATGCGCATGCGATACGAACCCGGGATGGAGGTCATGGTATATTTGTCGATATGCACGTGCTTGTTGATGGAAACAAATCGGTTTCGGAAGGTCACGAGACCGCTGAAAAAGTCCGGGAAGTTTTACTCAAGAAAGGGCACAATATTCTCGATGCGGTCATTCACATTGAACCCTATGAATGA
- a CDS encoding arsenate reductase ArsC encodes MSSKDSSEKNKIFFICTHNSARSQMAEGLVNHFYNESWIAQSAGTEKTKVKPMSVEALKEIGIDISHHESKSIDTFRDRMFEVVVTVCDSAKEACPFFPGKIIVHAPFDDPSNTQGSHDEKLCAFRETRDRILEWLENNLPELKRTLKELHGTRA; translated from the coding sequence ATGAGCTCGAAAGACTCTTCGGAAAAGAATAAAATTTTTTTCATCTGTACGCATAATTCTGCACGGTCGCAGATGGCAGAGGGTCTCGTGAATCATTTTTACAATGAGTCATGGATTGCTCAAAGTGCAGGCACAGAGAAAACTAAAGTCAAACCTATGTCTGTAGAAGCACTGAAAGAAATCGGTATAGATATTTCACATCATGAATCGAAATCAATAGATACTTTCAGGGATCGGATGTTCGAAGTTGTGGTCACTGTATGTGATAGTGCAAAAGAAGCATGCCCATTTTTCCCGGGTAAGATTATTGTACATGCACCTTTTGATGATCCTTCTAATACGCAAGGATCACATGATGAAAAATTATGTGCGTTCAGAGAAACGCGAGATCGTATTCTCGAGTGGTTAGAAAATAACTTGCCAGAGTTGAAGCGCACACTAAAAGAATTGCATGGAACACGAGCTTAA
- a CDS encoding thioredoxin fold domain-containing protein — translation MFNKITISILLFAVFVLLSCTQEETDSKFSEIEPVQINEKVQVKTDSNEDPITSPAEKHIQTTFEDEEQTLSEEAKVQVTFIELGSKDCVPCKMMEPILEEVRKEYPDQVHVVFHDVKTKEGYAYAQQYKIRVIPTQIFLDSNGEEYFRHEGFFPKDELVKVLQNQGVQ, via the coding sequence ATGTTTAACAAAATTACTATAAGTATCTTGTTGTTTGCCGTATTCGTGCTTTTAAGTTGTACTCAAGAAGAAACTGATTCAAAATTTTCAGAAATTGAACCAGTTCAGATAAACGAAAAGGTTCAAGTAAAAACAGATTCAAATGAAGACCCGATCACTTCTCCGGCAGAAAAGCACATTCAGACTACATTTGAAGATGAAGAACAAACTTTATCCGAAGAAGCAAAGGTTCAAGTTACCTTTATTGAACTCGGTTCTAAGGATTGCGTTCCCTGCAAAATGATGGAACCGATCCTGGAAGAAGTCAGGAAGGAATATCCCGATCAGGTACATGTCGTATTTCATGATGTCAAAACCAAAGAGGGATATGCATATGCTCAACAATACAAGATCCGCGTTATTCCTACTCAGATCTTTCTTGATAGTAATGGCGAGGAGTATTTCCGGCACGAGGGATTTTTCCCCAAAGACGAGTTGGTGAAAGTTTTGCAAAATCAGGGAGTTCAATAA
- the htpG gene encoding molecular chaperone HtpG: MAQEKKQGKLTVHTENIFPIIKKWLYSEHDIFLRELIANAVDAMNKREAMDPDVKRDDLQVEVKINKRKKALEINDNGIGMTQQEIKKYINQIAFSSAEDFVEKYKDRQGKMIGQFGLGFYSSFMVGKKVTIDSLSYKKNSTPAYWECEGSTDFELSEGKRKEPGTTVTIFLNKENEDYLEDMKVKDLIEKYCNFMPFPIVFDKKVVNIQKALWHKKPKDIEENEYKEFYKELFHQYEDPLFWIHLNVDYPFKLEGILYFPKINQLDFDLNRGKIKLYCHDVFVADDLKGVVPEFLLLLRGGMDIPDIPLNVSRSFLQEDQQVKKISQYIIKKVADSLKDIFKEDRKRYENLWNDINHFIKYGMLTEEKFYENLIGQLIFKTTKGDYVTIDEYLLRNPQEGKQKKIYYAPSEDLQVTYMNMMKEQGVEVIFAPTILDGHVFQKIEMDKGNVSFVRIDSEINENIVNKDKKEIVDQDNKTPSDKIKSVFEKALNNDKITIEVKSLKVKDIPAMVVFNEHMRRFQEMSQFANPEGADMLANHTLVVNSENDTVKKILTLNDKGKTEEVQLLCSYIHELGLIEQKPLTGKELQSFIEKSNKVLLMIN; encoded by the coding sequence ATGGCACAAGAGAAAAAACAAGGTAAACTAACCGTTCATACCGAAAATATTTTTCCCATCATTAAGAAATGGCTCTATTCTGAGCATGATATTTTCCTCCGAGAGCTGATCGCCAATGCAGTCGATGCAATGAACAAACGTGAAGCAATGGATCCTGATGTGAAAAGAGATGATCTTCAAGTCGAGGTTAAGATCAACAAACGCAAGAAAGCACTCGAGATCAACGACAATGGGATCGGTATGACCCAGCAGGAGATCAAGAAATATATCAACCAGATCGCATTCTCAAGCGCTGAGGATTTTGTAGAAAAGTATAAAGATAGACAGGGTAAGATGATCGGGCAGTTTGGGCTGGGATTTTACTCTTCATTCATGGTTGGAAAGAAAGTCACTATCGATTCACTTTCATATAAGAAGAATTCGACTCCGGCATACTGGGAGTGCGAGGGCAGTACGGATTTTGAACTTTCAGAAGGAAAGAGAAAAGAGCCAGGTACGACCGTCACGATATTTCTGAACAAAGAAAACGAAGACTATCTCGAGGACATGAAGGTAAAAGACCTTATCGAGAAATACTGTAATTTCATGCCCTTCCCTATTGTTTTTGATAAGAAAGTTGTGAACATTCAAAAGGCACTCTGGCATAAAAAACCGAAAGACATCGAAGAAAACGAATACAAGGAATTCTATAAAGAACTCTTCCATCAATATGAAGATCCTCTTTTCTGGATACACCTTAATGTTGATTATCCTTTCAAACTAGAAGGAATACTCTATTTCCCAAAAATCAACCAGCTCGATTTCGATCTGAATAGAGGGAAGATAAAGCTGTATTGCCATGATGTATTCGTTGCAGACGACCTAAAAGGTGTTGTGCCGGAATTTCTTCTCTTACTGCGAGGTGGAATGGACATTCCGGATATTCCTTTGAATGTTTCCCGAAGTTTTTTGCAGGAAGACCAACAGGTTAAGAAGATTTCACAGTATATCATCAAAAAGGTAGCTGACAGCTTGAAAGATATTTTCAAAGAAGACAGAAAACGTTATGAAAACCTTTGGAATGACATAAATCATTTCATAAAATACGGCATGCTGACCGAAGAGAAATTCTATGAAAATCTAATCGGGCAGCTCATTTTCAAAACCACGAAAGGTGATTACGTTACTATTGATGAGTATCTTCTCAGAAATCCTCAGGAAGGCAAGCAGAAGAAGATATACTATGCCCCGAGCGAAGACCTTCAGGTCACTTATATGAATATGATGAAAGAGCAGGGCGTCGAGGTTATCTTTGCACCGACCATTCTCGATGGACATGTATTCCAGAAGATAGAAATGGATAAGGGTAATGTTTCATTTGTCCGCATCGATTCTGAAATTAATGAAAATATCGTGAATAAAGATAAGAAGGAGATCGTTGATCAGGATAATAAAACTCCCTCAGATAAGATCAAAAGTGTCTTTGAAAAAGCATTGAATAATGACAAGATCACTATCGAAGTGAAGAGCTTGAAAGTGAAAGATATTCCTGCAATGGTCGTGTTCAATGAGCATATGCGCCGATTCCAGGAAATGAGCCAGTTTGCAAATCCAGAAGGTGCAGATATGCTTGCAAACCATACACTTGTTGTTAATAGTGAAAATGATACCGTGAAAAAAATTCTCACACTCAATGACAAAGGTAAGACCGAAGAGGTACAACTGCTTTGCAGTTACATCCATGAACTTGGTCTTATTGAACAGAAACCTCTTACCGGTAAAGAACTTCAATCCTTTATCGAGAAATCGAATAAAGTATTACTAATGATCAATTAA
- a CDS encoding TM0996/MTH895 family glutaredoxin-like protein, with the protein MNIKILGAGCAKCRQLEKNVRTALVNLNIDAEVEKVTDINKIMEYEVMMTPALVVEGAVKSTGKIWTVYELERLFGKE; encoded by the coding sequence ATGAATATCAAAATACTTGGTGCTGGCTGTGCAAAATGCAGGCAGCTTGAAAAAAACGTGCGGACTGCACTTGTAAATCTTAACATCGATGCAGAAGTTGAAAAAGTAACAGACATCAATAAGATAATGGAATATGAAGTTATGATGACACCTGCGCTTGTTGTCGAGGGTGCAGTGAAATCCACAGGAAAGATATGGACAGTTTATGAGCTCGAAAGACTCTTCGGAAAAGAATAA
- a CDS encoding ABC transporter permease: MSLFGSLGAGLRTRFENTKEFYLFVMQVFRKTLTFHRQKQIGFIVLLRQIMFTGYEALPLIIFIALSIGGLIILEGNYILGGFGKSQLVYVILVTVVIRELSSIITALIVIARSGTAISTELGNMIVNNEINLLRSFGISPISYLVVSRFIGVVVAMFLLTIYFNLAAVIGGWLFSTIFYPINFGYFVSQFLYELSFADIIIFVIKSIVFGMAIALISCYQGLKVSTATTEVPQRTIKAAVSSVIAVVVFDIVITVLFYVL; this comes from the coding sequence TTGAGTCTTTTTGGATCTCTCGGTGCCGGTCTTCGTACACGGTTTGAAAACACAAAAGAGTTCTATCTTTTTGTGATGCAGGTGTTTCGTAAAACACTTACCTTTCACCGCCAGAAACAAATCGGATTCATTGTACTGCTCCGTCAGATCATGTTTACCGGCTACGAAGCACTCCCTCTTATTATTTTCATAGCACTGAGTATCGGTGGACTTATCATTCTTGAAGGAAACTATATACTTGGTGGTTTTGGAAAGAGCCAGCTCGTATATGTGATCCTTGTGACAGTGGTGATACGCGAGTTGAGCAGTATCATTACTGCACTTATCGTAATAGCAAGGTCAGGAACAGCGATTTCCACTGAACTCGGCAATATGATCGTTAATAATGAGATCAATCTTCTGCGATCCTTTGGTATTTCACCGATCTCATATCTCGTGGTGTCACGTTTCATTGGTGTTGTCGTTGCAATGTTTCTTCTTACGATTTATTTTAATCTTGCAGCAGTGATTGGTGGGTGGCTTTTTTCAACAATATTTTATCCGATCAATTTTGGTTATTTCGTGAGTCAGTTCCTTTATGAATTATCTTTCGCAGACATAATTATTTTTGTGATAAAATCGATAGTATTTGGAATGGCTATTGCGCTCATTTCATGTTACCAGGGTTTGAAGGTATCCACCGCAACAACAGAAGTGCCGCAGCGTACGATCAAAGCAGCAGTGTCATCGGTTATCGCAGTCGTGGTTTTTGATATTGTCATAACCGTTTTATTCTATGTACTCTAA
- a CDS encoding cytochrome C biogenesis protein, with translation MIESIFNWLNQALYTSIFLSLLASFLWGILSILLSPCHLTSIPLIIGFIDDQGRISTKRAFLISLLFSLGILITIGLIGLITGLMGRMLGDIGNFGNYFIAILFFIIGLHLLDIISFPFIGNTHQPKFRRKGLLAAFIIGLLFGIALGPCTFAYMAPMLGLVFSLSASNIIYAIILILAYALGHCLVIVFAGTFANVVQKYLNWNERTKGAIIVKKVCGVLVILGGIYILFNTLNLFS, from the coding sequence ATGATCGAGAGCATATTTAACTGGCTGAATCAAGCACTTTACACGTCGATTTTTCTCTCATTACTTGCTTCTTTTTTATGGGGAATTTTAAGCATATTGCTCAGCCCTTGTCATCTTACGAGTATACCACTCATTATAGGTTTTATTGATGATCAGGGACGAATTTCGACCAAGAGAGCATTTCTAATCTCATTACTTTTTTCGCTTGGAATTCTGATAACGATTGGTTTGATTGGATTAATCACAGGATTGATGGGCAGGATGCTGGGGGATATCGGTAACTTTGGTAATTACTTCATAGCGATTTTGTTCTTTATTATCGGCTTGCACTTACTCGACATAATTTCTTTTCCATTTATTGGAAACACCCATCAGCCGAAGTTTAGAAGAAAAGGACTACTTGCAGCATTTATTATCGGATTATTATTTGGGATTGCTCTTGGACCATGCACGTTTGCATATATGGCTCCCATGCTCGGGCTTGTGTTCAGTCTTTCTGCAAGCAATATTATATATGCGATCATTCTGATCCTTGCATATGCATTGGGTCATTGTTTGGTTATCGTTTTTGCAGGTACTTTTGCGAATGTTGTACAAAAATATCTAAATTGGAATGAAAGAACAAAGGGCGCAATTATTGTAAAAAAAGTGTGCGGTGTTCTTGTAATTTTAGGTGGAATATATATTTTATTTAATACCCTTAACTTGTTTTCTTAA
- a CDS encoding DUF3267 domain-containing protein, whose amino-acid sequence MNESDTFEDISTDMFTASIKCIPIILLLIIILIPLYIYIYGVTSLIFAAQKLVFGWWLVIPIIIAGIFAHEGLHAIVFGMFSDTGFEHIHIGIQWHSLTPYAHYKKPLKAIYYRIALLAPAVILGVVPIIVGLIFHCGPVFIIGLLFLLFSGGDLLIMWLIRKVPYKTLVKDHPTRAGCYVYLDSTDS is encoded by the coding sequence ATGAATGAGAGTGATACATTTGAAGATATATCTACGGATATGTTCACTGCGAGCATCAAATGCATACCGATCATACTTTTACTCATTATCATTCTGATACCACTCTATATTTACATTTATGGTGTTACGAGTTTGATCTTTGCTGCACAGAAGCTTGTGTTCGGATGGTGGCTTGTTATACCAATAATTATAGCAGGGATTTTTGCCCATGAGGGGCTTCATGCAATTGTCTTTGGTATGTTCAGCGACACTGGATTTGAACATATCCATATTGGGATTCAATGGCACTCTCTCACACCGTATGCTCATTACAAAAAACCACTAAAAGCCATTTATTATCGCATTGCACTTCTCGCGCCTGCAGTAATACTCGGTGTGGTTCCAATTATAGTAGGTCTGATCTTTCATTGCGGACCTGTTTTCATTATAGGATTGCTCTTTCTGTTATTTTCCGGAGGTGATCTTCTTATAATGTGGCTTATCAGGAAGGTTCCTTATAAAACACTTGTGAAGGATCATCCAACAAGAGCCGGATGTTATGTGTATCTGGATTCAACTGATTCATAA